One Streptomyces sp. L2 genomic window carries:
- a CDS encoding SpoIIE family protein phosphatase — protein MDSTPSPSSSSPFDMVSSALGRYIPRVGAAGAVGPAAMEGDRTGGGPVPEDPADDRQEQILGAVNVDRDLRITHCNLDAPVFSGLDAVPGSPFVDLLPPGDVPTVTRRLRQVLETGEAHVARVQRLRRSDGSELVVSMSILTAVAPQDGLTVSVIAMARRLHLYAAETAIGTSLDIGETAQSLAESLLAWGDVAAVDLDFAVWTGEGVTEQAQGRIRLRRAALVPDRAWPEGYVTPGDDLPGDASRLLSQAVRRDDAPQAIVIPDRKAVERVLGSPRLVRALVPGDRSAGVACIPLVLDGVPPVVLGVAEVWRRADWPFHDSELFDLQELVARTSHHVDLARQHQREHTQVLALQRRLLPRTGGDTIQIASVYQPATPDSAGVGGDWVNSFPLPDGRTALVVGDVVGHGLGAAATMGQLSMEARALLSAGLAPDEVLEHLDETVSLLDDAESGLAAGYSALGSTCCIAVYDPVSHRVSLSSAGHLPPVLVDPDGRAGPLAVRPHPGLGAEFALREPFGVHTFAAPPGSLLALYTDGLVEDPAVPIDEGIDRLADAVAAVHPWDTLPQAARRVVAALAPVRQRDDVTLLLARTIGYRKGDTATWRLPARDDAADRARTLVAALLRRWHTRDDTRDSVLLLVSELVTNAVRFAEGPITVRLIRSGHGLLCEVADTGNGRPRLGRGGLLDDHGRGLHVVHRLTTRWGVRWTDTGKVVWAEIAR, from the coding sequence ATGGACTCCACCCCCTCCCCCTCGTCCTCGTCGCCGTTCGACATGGTCAGCAGCGCCCTGGGGCGCTACATCCCGCGGGTCGGAGCGGCGGGGGCCGTCGGCCCTGCCGCCATGGAGGGCGACCGCACCGGAGGCGGACCCGTTCCCGAGGACCCGGCGGACGATCGTCAGGAGCAGATCCTCGGCGCGGTCAACGTGGACCGGGATCTGCGGATCACCCACTGCAATCTGGACGCCCCCGTCTTCTCGGGGCTCGACGCCGTGCCGGGGAGCCCGTTCGTCGACCTCCTGCCCCCCGGGGACGTGCCGACGGTCACCCGGCGGCTGCGCCAGGTGCTGGAGACCGGTGAGGCACACGTCGCCCGGGTGCAGCGCCTGCGCCGCTCCGACGGGTCGGAGCTGGTGGTCTCGATGAGCATCCTGACCGCCGTGGCCCCCCAGGACGGCCTGACCGTCTCGGTGATCGCCATGGCCAGGCGGCTGCACCTGTACGCCGCCGAGACGGCGATCGGGACCTCACTGGACATCGGCGAGACGGCGCAGTCGCTCGCGGAGTCCCTGCTCGCCTGGGGGGACGTGGCCGCCGTGGACCTCGACTTCGCCGTATGGACGGGTGAGGGCGTCACCGAGCAGGCGCAGGGACGCATTCGGCTGCGGCGCGCGGCGCTGGTGCCGGACCGCGCGTGGCCCGAGGGGTACGTGACGCCGGGAGACGACCTTCCCGGTGACGCCAGCCGGCTGCTGTCCCAGGCGGTACGGCGGGACGACGCCCCGCAGGCCATCGTCATACCCGACCGGAAGGCAGTCGAGCGGGTGCTCGGCAGTCCGCGCCTGGTCCGTGCCCTGGTGCCCGGTGACCGGTCGGCGGGTGTGGCGTGCATTCCGCTGGTCCTGGACGGCGTACCGCCCGTCGTCCTGGGCGTGGCCGAGGTCTGGCGGCGGGCGGACTGGCCCTTCCACGACAGCGAGCTGTTCGACCTCCAGGAACTGGTGGCCAGGACCTCCCACCACGTCGACCTGGCGCGCCAGCACCAGCGGGAGCACACGCAGGTACTGGCGTTGCAGCGCCGCCTGCTGCCGCGCACCGGCGGGGACACGATCCAGATCGCCAGCGTCTACCAGCCCGCCACCCCCGACAGCGCGGGCGTCGGCGGGGACTGGGTGAACAGCTTTCCGCTGCCGGACGGCCGTACCGCCCTGGTGGTCGGGGATGTCGTGGGGCACGGTCTGGGGGCCGCGGCGACCATGGGACAGCTGAGCATGGAGGCCCGTGCGCTGCTGTCCGCCGGACTGGCGCCCGACGAGGTGCTGGAGCACCTGGACGAGACGGTGTCACTGCTGGACGACGCGGAGTCCGGGCTCGCGGCCGGGTACAGCGCCCTCGGATCGACCTGCTGCATCGCCGTCTACGACCCGGTCAGCCATCGCGTGTCGCTGTCCAGCGCCGGCCACCTGCCGCCGGTGCTGGTGGATCCGGACGGGCGCGCCGGCCCGCTCGCGGTCCGGCCCCATCCCGGCCTGGGCGCCGAGTTCGCGCTGCGGGAGCCGTTCGGCGTGCACACGTTCGCCGCTCCCCCGGGCTCCCTGCTCGCCCTGTACACCGACGGGCTGGTGGAGGATCCCGCCGTGCCGATCGACGAGGGCATCGACAGGCTGGCGGACGCCGTGGCGGCGGTGCACCCCTGGGACACCCTGCCGCAGGCGGCGCGGCGCGTGGTCGCCGCGCTGGCCCCGGTGCGTCAGCGTGACGATGTCACGCTGCTGCTCGCGCGCACGATCGGCTACCGCAAGGGGGACACGGCGACGTGGCGGCTGCCCGCACGCGACGACGCGGCGGACCGGGCCCGCACCCTGGTCGCCGCGCTGCTTCGGCGCTGGCACACCCGCGACGACACCCGGGACAGCGTGCTGCTGCTGGTCAGCGAGTTGGTGACCAACGCGGTCCGCTTCGCCGAAGGGCCCATCACGGTACGGCTGATCCGGTCCGGCCATGGACTGCTGTGCGAGGTCGCCGACACGGGCAACGGCAGACCGCGCCTGGGCCGGGGCGGGCTCCTCGACGACCACGGCCGTGGTCTGCACGTGGTCCACCGGCTCACCACCCGCTGGGGAGTGCGGTGGACGGACACCGGAAAGGTGGTCTGGGCGGAAATCGCGAGGTGA
- a CDS encoding metalloregulator ArsR/SmtB family transcription factor → MPTDVFGVLANPVRRKLLDHLRAGPRSTGELAALFELGRPAVSEHLAVLRAAGLVREEPRGRHRFYHLVPAGLAEVGEWLHPFEHYWNQRLNALGDLLDEEDTP, encoded by the coding sequence ATGCCCACTGACGTGTTCGGCGTTCTGGCCAACCCCGTGCGACGCAAGCTGCTCGACCACCTGCGGGCGGGCCCGCGGTCCACGGGTGAGCTGGCCGCGCTGTTCGAGCTCGGCAGGCCGGCGGTCTCCGAGCATCTGGCCGTGCTGCGCGCCGCCGGGCTGGTGCGCGAGGAGCCGCGCGGGCGGCACCGCTTCTACCACCTGGTCCCGGCCGGCCTGGCGGAGGTCGGCGAGTGGCTGCATCCGTTCGAGCACTACTGGAACCAGCGCCTGAACGCGCTGGGTGACCTTCTGGACGAGGAAGACACGCCGTGA
- a CDS encoding SRPBCC domain-containing protein, with protein sequence MTASNEINCEKFLPHPPSAVWAALTDPVLHARWWAAGDVKPLVGHRFTLDMGAWGPQPCEVTEVEPERLLSYRFAEGTLDTTITWRLVPEGRGTRLFLTHTGFDLDSPMGRQAHDGMGHGWPHVLAHLGTVLDETPA encoded by the coding sequence GTGACCGCGAGCAATGAGATCAACTGCGAGAAGTTCCTGCCCCACCCCCCGTCGGCCGTCTGGGCGGCGCTGACCGACCCCGTGCTGCACGCCCGCTGGTGGGCGGCGGGAGACGTCAAGCCGCTGGTGGGCCACCGCTTCACCCTGGACATGGGGGCCTGGGGCCCGCAGCCGTGCGAGGTGACCGAGGTCGAGCCCGAGCGGCTGCTGAGCTACCGCTTCGCCGAGGGCACCCTCGACACGACGATCACCTGGCGGCTGGTCCCCGAGGGCAGAGGCACCCGCCTCTTCCTCACCCACACCGGCTTCGACCTGGACTCCCCGATGGGCCGCCAGGCCCACGACGGCATGGGCCACGGCTGGCCCCACGTCCTCGCCCACCTCGGCACAGTACTGGACGAGACGCCCGCCTGA
- a CDS encoding PP2C family protein-serine/threonine phosphatase, whose product MDRSVAVVRALEAAAADRLVDVLAACLREHYGAGGVELRLVDYGMRSLQPVQRPPLVLQPLSVDGTPQGRAFDAQGPHTVSSGPEEREVHLPVTVRGDRLGVLSVSVPGHSHSPAVQAELHAIATALGREIVLAGRETDEYEVQRRAERLTLAAELQWLLLPARSCARDEFALGAHLEPAYAVFGDGFDWSVSPEHLSVAVINGMGRGMDAALLTGLVVNAVRNARRAGLGLADQAALADEAVFAQYRGTAHAAVLLLRFELATGRVEAVDAGSPRLWRMRAGEVERLELEPQLPLGMFGDTPFETETVDAAPGDRLLIASDGVYTAATPAGEAYGERKLARTMKATRLLPPAQVPGAVLRALSGHLGHSPLEDDAVVMCLDWAGRPGAARPGAG is encoded by the coding sequence ATGGATCGCAGTGTCGCCGTAGTACGTGCTCTGGAGGCCGCGGCTGCCGACAGGCTCGTGGACGTGCTGGCCGCCTGCCTGCGTGAGCACTATGGCGCCGGCGGGGTGGAACTCCGCCTGGTGGACTACGGGATGCGCTCGCTGCAACCGGTCCAGCGGCCTCCGCTGGTGCTGCAGCCGCTCTCCGTCGACGGCACACCGCAGGGCCGGGCTTTCGACGCCCAGGGACCGCACACCGTGTCGTCCGGGCCGGAGGAACGGGAGGTCCATCTTCCGGTGACGGTCCGCGGCGACCGGCTGGGAGTTCTGTCCGTGAGCGTTCCCGGCCATTCCCACTCTCCCGCGGTACAGGCCGAACTCCACGCCATTGCCACCGCTCTCGGGCGGGAAATCGTGCTGGCCGGACGGGAGACCGACGAGTACGAAGTGCAGCGCCGGGCCGAACGCCTGACACTCGCCGCCGAATTGCAGTGGCTGCTGTTGCCGGCCCGCTCGTGCGCGAGGGACGAATTCGCCCTCGGAGCACACCTCGAACCGGCATACGCGGTCTTCGGGGACGGCTTCGACTGGTCCGTTTCGCCGGAGCACCTCAGCGTGGCCGTCATCAACGGCATGGGAAGGGGAATGGACGCCGCACTGCTGACCGGTCTCGTCGTGAATGCCGTACGCAATGCCCGCCGGGCCGGGCTGGGACTGGCCGATCAGGCGGCCCTCGCCGACGAGGCGGTCTTCGCGCAGTACCGGGGCACCGCCCACGCCGCCGTACTCCTGCTGCGGTTCGAACTGGCCACCGGACGGGTGGAGGCCGTGGACGCCGGATCCCCCCGCCTGTGGCGGATGCGGGCGGGCGAGGTCGAGCGGCTGGAGCTGGAGCCGCAGCTTCCGCTCGGCATGTTCGGGGACACGCCCTTCGAGACCGAGACGGTGGACGCGGCGCCCGGTGACCGGCTGCTGATCGCCAGCGACGGTGTCTACACCGCCGCCACGCCCGCAGGGGAGGCGTACGGGGAGCGGAAGCTGGCCCGCACCATGAAGGCGACCCGGCTGCTGCCGCCGGCCCAGGTACCGGGGGCGGTCCTCAGAGCGCTGTCAGGACACCTCGGGCACTCGCCCCTGGAGGACGACGCGGTGGTGATGTGCCTGGACTGGGCCGGACGGCCCGGTGCGGCCCGACCCGGCGCCGGATGA
- a CDS encoding MarR family transcriptional regulator, which translates to MGDKARGPYRSQEAIRTLCAAVEGLESLWERERHSASLPVSVSQLRVLYALERTPEVSLRELGEALDSAPSALSRLCARLEAMGLVRRAPSGRSRREIALHLTGEAKACLRELRAAREQALAAVLDAMTPGARDALVEGAGGLLSALDAAADRAADESVSRSA; encoded by the coding sequence ATGGGTGACAAGGCCCGCGGGCCGTACAGATCGCAGGAGGCCATCCGTACGCTGTGCGCGGCTGTCGAAGGCCTGGAGTCCCTGTGGGAAAGGGAACGGCACAGCGCCTCCCTGCCCGTCTCCGTCTCGCAACTGCGCGTCCTCTACGCGCTGGAGCGCACGCCCGAGGTCAGCCTGCGCGAGTTGGGCGAGGCACTCGACTCCGCGCCGTCCGCCCTGAGCCGCCTGTGTGCCCGCCTGGAGGCGATGGGGCTGGTCCGGCGGGCGCCCAGCGGCAGGAGCCGCAGGGAGATCGCGCTTCATCTGACCGGCGAGGCGAAGGCCTGTCTCCGGGAACTGCGCGCGGCACGGGAACAGGCCCTGGCCGCCGTGCTCGACGCGATGACTCCCGGCGCGCGGGACGCGCTGGTCGAAGGGGCCGGTGGCCTGCTGTCCGCCCTGGACGCGGCCGCCGACCGGGCCGCCGACGAGTCGGTGTCCCGCTCGGCCTGA
- a CDS encoding HAMP domain-containing protein has translation MTEASGQRPSVRSTRAAGKVGEPELRQLLAGLTAVRDGDFGTRLPDGADGLMGEIATVFNGMIDQLSLFTSEVTRVAREVGTEGTLGGQAKVPGVSGTWADLTESVNAMAGNLTTQVRDIAQVATAVARGDLSQKIDVDARGEILQLKDTINTMVDQLSAFADEVTRVAREVGTEGMLGGQADVKGVSGTWRDLTDSVNFMAGNLTGQVRSIAQVATAVARGDLSQKIDVDARGEILQLKDTINTMVDQLSAFADEVTRVAREVGTEGNLGGQATVRGVSGTWKDLTDNVNVMASNLTGQVRSIAQVATAVARGDLSQKITIEAEGEVAALADVINTMVDTLSAFADEVTRVAREVGTEGRLGGQARVPNVAGTWKDLTDNVNSMANNLTGQVRNIAQVTTAVAGGDLSKKIDVDAQGEILQLKTTINTMVDQLSSFAAEVTRVAREVGSEGRLGGQAEVEGVSGTWKRLTENVNELAGNLTRQVRAIAEVASAVAEGDLTRSITVEASGEVAELKDNINAMVGSLRETTRANQEQDWLKTSLAHISGLMQGHRDLAVVAELVMDELTPLVSAQYGAFYLAEETPDGTELRLVGSYGRPVGIDGHDRFKPGESLVGQAARSRRVITAEGVPGDYIGISSGLGKATPGALIVLPVLVEDQVLGVMELASFTPFTAIHRDFLEQLTDTLGVNVNTILANARTDELLEESQRLTGELQARSTELQVQQDELQRSNAELEDKAKLLAEQNRDIEGKNLQIEQARQELEDRAHQLSLASTYKSEFLANMSHELRTPLNSLLILAQLLAQNPSRNLTPKQVEYAGIIHSAGSDLLQLINDILDLSKVEAGKMDINPERIALRPLLDYIEATFRPVTTQKSLDFAITSAAGVPTDLLTDDARLRQVLRNLISNAIKFTERGSVELCIEPARDSEIPATVHRDGPVVAFRVKDTGIGIAAHQLESIFGAFQQADGTTSRKYGGTGLGLSISREIAHLLGGAITARSAPGEGSTFTLYLPAASADLLQVAQSGAPAPRAAQAAAASELPSESRPSLTAGDVPTRTARRLLVIEHRQRGLLSLVAESALGNLHDTPETPGRPQHEVSTVIGATEAAAALAAGPFHCVVLDVDMDDNQAWAFLDASDGDAALRNVPVLAHNSRRLTAEQEHALQSRAAGRPLEVLSSLDELRERIALHLSAEQPGDVVPLVRAEKANPPPDTVDGALHGRTVLVVDDDARNLYALSGILEMHGIRVLHAEDGRKAIDTLATHTEIDLILMDVMMPEMDGYTATAHIRRMPGYADLPIIAVTAKAMPGDRDKSLASGASDYITKPVDADDLMAGIRHWLSER, from the coding sequence ATGACCGAGGCGTCGGGCCAGCGGCCCAGCGTGAGGTCGACGCGGGCCGCCGGCAAGGTGGGCGAGCCCGAGTTGCGCCAGTTGCTGGCCGGCCTGACGGCGGTGCGCGACGGCGACTTCGGCACCCGGCTGCCGGACGGGGCGGACGGTCTCATGGGTGAGATCGCCACCGTGTTCAACGGCATGATCGACCAGCTGTCCCTGTTCACCTCGGAGGTCACGCGCGTGGCCCGTGAGGTGGGTACCGAGGGCACCCTCGGCGGTCAGGCGAAGGTGCCGGGCGTGTCCGGCACGTGGGCGGACCTCACCGAGTCGGTCAACGCCATGGCCGGCAACCTGACCACCCAGGTCCGCGACATCGCGCAGGTGGCCACCGCCGTGGCCCGGGGTGACCTGTCGCAGAAGATCGATGTGGACGCGCGCGGGGAGATCCTGCAGCTGAAGGACACCATCAACACGATGGTCGACCAGCTGTCCGCGTTCGCCGACGAGGTCACCCGCGTCGCCCGCGAGGTCGGCACCGAGGGCATGCTCGGCGGGCAGGCCGACGTCAAGGGAGTCTCCGGGACCTGGCGCGACCTGACGGACTCCGTGAACTTCATGGCCGGCAACCTGACCGGCCAGGTCCGCTCCATCGCGCAGGTGGCCACGGCCGTGGCACGGGGTGATCTGTCGCAGAAGATCGATGTGGACGCGCGCGGGGAGATCCTGCAGCTGAAGGACACCATCAACACGATGGTCGACCAGCTCTCCGCGTTCGCCGACGAGGTCACCCGCGTCGCCCGCGAGGTCGGCACCGAGGGCAACCTCGGCGGGCAGGCGACGGTGCGCGGAGTCTCCGGCACCTGGAAGGACCTCACCGACAACGTCAACGTGATGGCCTCCAACCTGACCGGCCAGGTGCGCTCCATCGCGCAGGTGGCCACCGCCGTGGCCCGCGGCGACCTGTCGCAGAAGATCACGATCGAGGCCGAGGGCGAGGTCGCCGCCCTCGCCGACGTGATCAACACCATGGTGGACACCCTGTCCGCGTTCGCCGACGAGGTCACGAGGGTCGCCCGCGAGGTCGGCACGGAGGGCCGGCTCGGCGGCCAGGCGCGGGTGCCGAACGTCGCGGGCACCTGGAAGGACCTGACCGACAACGTCAACTCGATGGCGAACAACCTCACCGGCCAGGTCCGCAACATCGCACAGGTGACGACCGCCGTGGCGGGCGGCGACCTGTCGAAGAAGATCGACGTCGACGCGCAGGGCGAGATCCTCCAGCTGAAGACGACCATCAACACGATGGTCGACCAGCTGTCCTCGTTCGCCGCCGAGGTCACCCGGGTCGCCCGCGAGGTGGGCAGCGAGGGCCGGCTGGGCGGCCAGGCCGAGGTCGAGGGCGTCTCCGGCACCTGGAAGCGGCTGACGGAGAACGTCAACGAACTCGCCGGGAACCTCACCCGCCAGGTCCGTGCCATCGCCGAGGTGGCCAGCGCCGTCGCCGAGGGCGACCTCACCCGGTCGATCACCGTGGAGGCGTCCGGCGAGGTCGCCGAACTCAAGGACAACATCAACGCCATGGTCGGCTCCCTGCGGGAGACCACACGGGCCAACCAGGAACAGGACTGGCTCAAGACCAGCCTCGCCCACATCTCCGGCCTCATGCAGGGCCACCGTGATCTCGCCGTGGTCGCCGAACTGGTCATGGACGAGCTCACCCCCCTGGTGTCCGCGCAGTACGGCGCCTTCTACCTCGCCGAGGAGACGCCCGACGGCACCGAGCTCAGGCTCGTCGGCTCCTACGGCCGGCCCGTCGGCATCGACGGCCACGACCGGTTCAAGCCGGGCGAGTCACTTGTCGGACAGGCCGCGCGCAGCCGCCGCGTCATCACGGCCGAAGGCGTGCCCGGCGACTACATCGGCATCTCCAGCGGACTGGGGAAGGCCACTCCCGGCGCCCTGATCGTGCTCCCCGTGCTCGTGGAGGACCAGGTCCTCGGCGTCATGGAACTGGCCTCCTTCACCCCGTTCACCGCGATCCACCGCGACTTCCTCGAACAGCTCACGGACACCCTTGGCGTCAACGTCAACACCATCCTCGCCAACGCCCGCACCGACGAGCTGCTGGAGGAGTCCCAGCGACTGACCGGGGAACTCCAGGCCCGCTCCACGGAGTTGCAGGTCCAGCAGGACGAACTGCAGCGCTCCAACGCGGAACTCGAGGACAAGGCCAAGCTCCTCGCCGAACAGAACCGCGACATCGAGGGCAAGAACCTGCAGATCGAGCAGGCCCGGCAGGAACTGGAGGACCGCGCCCACCAGCTGTCGCTGGCGTCGACGTACAAGTCGGAGTTCCTGGCCAACATGAGCCACGAACTGCGCACCCCGCTCAACAGCCTGCTGATCCTGGCCCAGCTCCTTGCGCAGAACCCCTCCCGCAACCTCACCCCGAAGCAGGTGGAGTACGCGGGCATCATCCACTCGGCGGGCTCCGACCTGCTGCAGCTGATCAACGACATCCTCGACCTGTCGAAGGTCGAGGCCGGGAAGATGGACATCAACCCGGAACGGATCGCCCTGCGCCCCCTCCTGGACTACATCGAGGCGACCTTCCGCCCGGTGACCACCCAGAAGAGCCTCGACTTCGCCATCACCTCGGCCGCCGGCGTCCCCACCGACCTGCTCACCGACGACGCCCGGCTGCGGCAGGTGCTGCGGAACCTGATCTCCAACGCGATCAAGTTCACCGAGCGCGGCAGCGTCGAGCTGTGCATCGAGCCCGCCCGGGACAGCGAGATCCCCGCCACCGTGCACCGGGACGGCCCGGTGGTGGCCTTCCGGGTCAAGGACACCGGCATCGGCATCGCCGCGCACCAGCTGGAGTCCATCTTCGGCGCCTTCCAGCAGGCGGACGGCACCACCAGCCGAAAGTACGGCGGCACCGGCCTCGGCCTGTCCATCAGCCGGGAGATCGCCCACCTCCTGGGCGGTGCCATCACCGCCCGCAGCGCGCCGGGCGAAGGCAGCACCTTCACCCTGTACCTGCCGGCCGCGTCCGCCGACCTCCTCCAGGTCGCGCAGAGTGGGGCGCCCGCACCCCGAGCCGCGCAGGCAGCGGCGGCCTCCGAGCTGCCGTCCGAGAGCCGGCCGTCCCTCACCGCGGGAGACGTGCCCACCCGGACGGCACGCCGGCTCCTGGTCATCGAACACCGGCAGCGCGGCCTGCTGTCGCTGGTCGCCGAGAGCGCGCTCGGCAACCTCCACGACACCCCGGAGACCCCCGGCCGCCCCCAGCACGAGGTGAGCACGGTCATCGGCGCCACCGAAGCGGCGGCGGCCCTCGCGGCCGGCCCGTTCCACTGCGTCGTCCTCGACGTCGACATGGACGACAACCAGGCCTGGGCCTTCCTCGACGCCAGCGACGGCGACGCGGCCCTGCGCAACGTCCCCGTCCTCGCCCACAACAGCCGCCGGCTCACCGCGGAGCAGGAACACGCCCTGCAGTCCCGGGCGGCGGGCCGGCCGCTGGAGGTGCTGTCCAGCCTCGACGAACTGCGCGAGCGCATCGCCCTGCACCTGTCCGCCGAACAGCCCGGCGACGTGGTGCCGCTGGTCCGCGCGGAGAAGGCGAACCCGCCGCCGGACACGGTCGACGGCGCCCTGCACGGCCGCACGGTACTCGTCGTCGACGACGACGCCCGCAACCTGTACGCCCTCAGCGGCATCCTGGAGATGCACGGCATCCGGGTCCTGCACGCCGAGGACGGCCGCAAGGCCATCGACACCCTGGCCACGCACACGGAGATCGATCTGATCCTGATGGACGTGATGATGCCCGAGATGGACGGCTACACCGCGACCGCCCACATCCGCCGGATGCCCGGCTACGCGGACCTGCCGATCATCGCGGTCACCGCGAAGGCCATGCCCGGAGACCGCGACAAGAGCCTCGCCTCCGGCGCCAGCGACTACATCACCAAGCCCGTGGACGCCGACGACCTCATGGCGGGCATCCGCCACTGGCTGAGCGAGCGGTAG